From Mytilus edulis chromosome 8, xbMytEdul2.2, whole genome shotgun sequence, one genomic window encodes:
- the LOC139484936 gene encoding uncharacterized protein isoform X3 codes for MWNDWLCVCLSVCLYLPLVRCNTPDGTYTLSVPKVYVAFSEDLYINYTTPPTVSLPNAYIRILAGAQGTKKEITTRPLEVGKPAGQIKISCGEVEYAAIHYIELHMYVGGPLLTTISFQVTWPKVQLIFTPSHHIAQTKPLTMWYTSEAKCKSPVKRHSFHLDLEYTKDDETSTKKLTFGIKNTKVFNEIDLKIGSVEYTCETFEVAGRYIAVLRNTYDDSEVIAQSNILHVQWSTAYRISIYSSSVFPCEGHLSVKYVQPTCPGNRDQLRMYYLRRTLTGSPAVPLNRIYVTEKPAFNNQSSVLFPCGYFDAKAVGYCFVYVNMASDGSVTEQDDVCISAHPNTDGKWAVWSEWSTCSVTCGTGKRSRGRTCTDPEPANGGRFCNGFPVEFRPCVMECSVEDTVPDTPLKHLHLEGGCACGGCTLNASKGEIIGTGRCKGISQWTISVAKGHIIILKFQYFNILIDEQWLRVRDGVKSNDNLLAQSYGLIKISKVVSSSNKLLIQFNTRFNVSVPLLYHRRLLAVDPQSKGLLSHKLSSYGFIATYKSEVDNSSSVVFDTIPLTSHHESSIWESTITIAGISLCLTVVLILCVLAIYHKFFYHKKHKYSMAAHEETPTHIAKSTSMHSSPSHHSAGSGVEIDYDMERPLTGGGKKKDSNGRVSRGSSVSSNRSGLKVKVKATVECSPKPILKQYSPMPSPKLNAIKDDSSERQSLFNTSPLLNRKPRSPKVHPSPRFKHSSKAKTPTSPDSKYDLLIKRRRRSKSEKVIKDIEERIVPGSDETPVVEEKSFEPVKSPDSYDTLTPTNSKPPCVQNETEKHERVDIPLVSLAKTEETRNPASGASDESSSPDNIDQTTSFISEKRPPRPTSLTEIHKNFPSSNSVSSEKRRKYGDRNKGLPQPDGESPKSSLTQSSKNSTPRSVHSSKSKLTLSPSRSITSDNLEMEYDDFIDYDDPLSYFDPEELEKLKWKGVEKISPKTKEEED; via the exons ATGTGGAATGACTGGCTATGTGTATGTTTGTCGGTTTGTCTGTACCTTCCATTAGTCAGGTGTAATACGCCAG atGGAACTTATACACTGTCTGTTCCGAAAGTCTATGTTGCCTTCTCAGAAGATCTCTATATCAACTACACAACACCACCAACTGTATCCCTTCCAAATGCTTACATCCGAATACTGGCTGGAGCACAAGGAACAAAGAAGGAGATTACAACACGTCCTCTAGAAGTTGGAAAGCCAGCTGGACAAATAAAGATATCTTGTGGGGAAGTAGAGTATGCTGCTATTCATTATATCGAACTGCACATGTATGTTGGAGGACCTTTGCTTACTACAATTTCTTTTCAAGTCACGTGGCCAAAAGTTCAACTCATCTTCACTCCATCTCACCACATAGCACAAACAAAACCATTGACTATGTGGTATACGTCAGAAGCTAAATGTAAATCACCCGTGAAACGCCATAGTTTTCATCTAGATTTAGAGTATACCAAGGACGACGAAACTTCTACCAAAAAACTTACTTTTGGAATAAAAAATACGAAAGTGTTCAACGAAATAGACTTGAAAATAGGAAGCGTTGAGTATACATGTGAAACTTTTGAAGTTGCAGGACGTTATATTGCCGTTTTACGTAATACGTATGACGATTCGGAAGTTATAGCTCAGTCAAACATTCTTCATGTGCAATGGAGTACTGCTTATAGAATAAGTATTTATTCTTCTAGTGTTTTTCCATGTGAAGGTCATTTATCTGTGAAGTATGTACAACCTACTTGTCCAGGAAATAGGGACCAGCTCCGAATGTACTACCTTCGTCGTACCTTGACAGGATCCCCAGCAGTGCCTCTAAACCGTATATACGTCACAGAAAAGCCAGCATTCAACAACCAATCATCTGTTTTGTTTCCTTGTGGTTATTTTGACGCCAAAGCAGTTGGGTATTGTTTTGTCTACGTCAATATGGCATCTGACGGATCTGTAACTGAGCAGGACGATGTATGCATTTCCGCCCACCCTAATACAG ATGGTAAATGGGCAGTGTGGTCTGAATGGAGTACATGTAGCGTTACATGTGGTACTGGCAAGCGGAGTCGTGGAAGAACATGTACAGATCCCGAACCTGCCAATGGAGGGAGATTCTGTAATGGGTTCCCTGTAGAGTTCAGACCATGTGTAATGGAGTGCTCAG TAGAAGATACAGTTCCGGATACACCACTCAAACATCTTCATTTAGAGGGTGGTTGTGCGTGTGGGGGATGCACTCTGAATGCTTCTAAAGGAGAAATTATTGGCACAGGAAGATGCAAAGGAATATCACAGTGGACTATATCTGTGGCGAAAGGACACATTATAATACTCAAATTTCAGTATTTTAACATTCTGATAGATGAGCAGTGGCTCCGTGTCAGAGATGGCGTCAAGTCAAATGATAACTTACTTGCTCAAAGTTATGGACTAATCAAAATTTCTAAAGTGGTGTCGTCCTCAAATAAGCTCCTTATTCAATTCAATACAAGATTTAATGTGTCAGTACCATTATTGTATCACCGTAGGCTTCTTGCTGTTGACCCACAAAGTAAAGGACTATTATCACATAAACTCTCATCATATGGGTTCATTGCCACATATAAGTCGGAAG TTGATAATTCATCATCGGTTGTTTTTGATACGATACCTTTAACCTCGCACCACGAGTCGAGTATCTGGGAGAGTACTATAACAATTGCTGGAATATCACTCTGTCTCACCGTAGTTCTCATATTATGTGTTCTTGCTATATATCATAAGTTTTTCTATCATAAGAAACATAAGTATTCAATGGCTGCCCACGAGGAAACGCCCACTCATATCGCCAAAAGTACCAGCATGCACAGTTCTCCTAGTCATCATAGTGCTGGAAGTGGTGTCGAAATTGACTATGACATGGAGCGTCCTTTAACAGGAGGTGGAAAGAAAAAGGACAGTAACGGCCGAGTGTCACGAGGTTCGTCTGTTTCAAGTAATCGTAGCGGATTAAAAGTGAAAGTAAAAGCAACCGTTGAATGTAGTCCTAAACCTATCCTGAAACAATATAGTCCGATGCCTAGTCCTAAATTAAATGCAATTAAAGATGATAGTTCAGAAAGACAAAGTCTGTTTAATACTAGTCCTTTATTAAATAGAAAACCTCGATCTCCGAAAGTTCATCCATCACCGCGATTTAAACATTCATCAAAAGCAAAGACACCAACATCCCCTGACAGTAAATATGATTTATTAATCAAGCGACGACGTCGAAGTAAAAGTGAGAAGGTAATTAAAGACATAGAAGAACGAATAGTCCCTGGTTCCGATGAGACCCCTGTTGTGGAGGAAAAGTCTTTTGAACCGGTCAAAAGTCCTGATTCATATGATACTTTAACTCCGACTAATTCTAAACCACCATGTGTTCAAAATGAGACAGAAAAACATGAAAGGGTGGATATACCACTTGTGTCATTAGCAAAGACAGAAGAAACAAGAAATCCTGCGTCAGGTGCTTCAGACGAATCGTCATCACCTGATAATATCGATCAAACTACGTCATTTATATCAGAAAAACGTCCACCAAGACCAACGTCTTTAACAGAAATTCATAAAAACTTTCCCTCGTCTAATTCTGTGTCTTCAGAAAAGAGAAGAAAGTATGGTGATAGGAACAAAGGATTACCACAACCCGATGGAGAAAGTCCAAAAAGTTCTTTGACACAATCGTCAAAGAATTCCACACCGAGAAGTGTTCATAGTTCTAAAAGTAAACTGACGTTGTCACCAAGTAGAAGTATCACCTCTGACAACCTTGAGATGGAATACGATGATTTCATTGATTATGACGACCCTTTATCTTACTTTGATCCTGAAGAATTGGAGAAATTGAAATGGAAAGGCGTTGAAAAGATCTCCCCTAAAACCAAAGAAGAAGAAGATTGA
- the LOC139484936 gene encoding uncharacterized protein isoform X1 — MWNDWLCVCLSVCLYLPLVRCNTPDGTYTLSVPKVYVAFSEDLYINYTTPPTVSLPNAYIRILAGAQGTKKEITTRPLEVGKPAGQIKISCGEVEYAAIHYIELHMYVGGPLLTTISFQVTWPKVQLIFTPSHHIAQTKPLTMWYTSEAKCKSPVKRHSFHLDLEYTKDDETSTKKLTFGIKNTKVFNEIDLKIGSVEYTCETFEVAGRYIAVLRNTYDDSEVIAQSNILHVQWSTAYRISIYSSSVFPCEGHLSVKYVQPTCPGNRDQLRMYYLRRTLTGSPAVPLNRIYVTEKPAFNNQSSVLFPCGYFDAKAVGYCFVYVNMASDGSVTEQDDVCISAHPNTVLPIDGKWAVWSEWSTCSVTCGTGKRSRGRTCTDPEPANGGRFCNGFPVEFRPCVMECSVEDTVPDTPLKHLHLEGGCACGGCTLNASKGEIIGTGRCKGISQWTISVAKGHIIILKFQYFNILIDEQWLRVRDGVKSNDNLLAQSYGLIKISKVVSSSNKLLIQFNTRFNVSVPLLYHRRLLAVDPQSKGLLSHKLSSYGFIATYKSEVDNSSSVVFDTIPLTSHHESSIWESTITIAGISLCLTVVLILCVLAIYHKFFYHKKHKYSMAAHEETPTHIAKSTSMHSSPSHHSAGSGVEIDYDMERPLTGGGKKKDSNGRVSRGSSVSSNRSGLKVKVKATVECSPKPILKQYSPMPSPKLNAIKDDSSERQSLFNTSPLLNRKPRSPKVHPSPRFKHSSKAKTPTSPDSKYDLLIKRRRRSKSEKVIKDIEERIVPGSDETPVVEEKSFEPVKSPDSYDTLTPTNSKPPCVQNETEKHERVDIPLVSLAKTEETRNPASGASDESSSPDNIDQTTSFISEKRPPRPTSLTEIHKNFPSSNSVSSEKRRKYGDRNKGLPQPDGESPKSSLTQSSKNSTPRSVHSSKSKLTLSPSRSITSDNLEMEYDDFIDYDDPLSYFDPEELEKLKWKGVEKISPKTKEEED; from the exons ATGTGGAATGACTGGCTATGTGTATGTTTGTCGGTTTGTCTGTACCTTCCATTAGTCAGGTGTAATACGCCAG atGGAACTTATACACTGTCTGTTCCGAAAGTCTATGTTGCCTTCTCAGAAGATCTCTATATCAACTACACAACACCACCAACTGTATCCCTTCCAAATGCTTACATCCGAATACTGGCTGGAGCACAAGGAACAAAGAAGGAGATTACAACACGTCCTCTAGAAGTTGGAAAGCCAGCTGGACAAATAAAGATATCTTGTGGGGAAGTAGAGTATGCTGCTATTCATTATATCGAACTGCACATGTATGTTGGAGGACCTTTGCTTACTACAATTTCTTTTCAAGTCACGTGGCCAAAAGTTCAACTCATCTTCACTCCATCTCACCACATAGCACAAACAAAACCATTGACTATGTGGTATACGTCAGAAGCTAAATGTAAATCACCCGTGAAACGCCATAGTTTTCATCTAGATTTAGAGTATACCAAGGACGACGAAACTTCTACCAAAAAACTTACTTTTGGAATAAAAAATACGAAAGTGTTCAACGAAATAGACTTGAAAATAGGAAGCGTTGAGTATACATGTGAAACTTTTGAAGTTGCAGGACGTTATATTGCCGTTTTACGTAATACGTATGACGATTCGGAAGTTATAGCTCAGTCAAACATTCTTCATGTGCAATGGAGTACTGCTTATAGAATAAGTATTTATTCTTCTAGTGTTTTTCCATGTGAAGGTCATTTATCTGTGAAGTATGTACAACCTACTTGTCCAGGAAATAGGGACCAGCTCCGAATGTACTACCTTCGTCGTACCTTGACAGGATCCCCAGCAGTGCCTCTAAACCGTATATACGTCACAGAAAAGCCAGCATTCAACAACCAATCATCTGTTTTGTTTCCTTGTGGTTATTTTGACGCCAAAGCAGTTGGGTATTGTTTTGTCTACGTCAATATGGCATCTGACGGATCTGTAACTGAGCAGGACGATGTATGCATTTCCGCCCACCCTAATACAG TTTTGCCAATAGATGGTAAATGGGCAGTGTGGTCTGAATGGAGTACATGTAGCGTTACATGTGGTACTGGCAAGCGGAGTCGTGGAAGAACATGTACAGATCCCGAACCTGCCAATGGAGGGAGATTCTGTAATGGGTTCCCTGTAGAGTTCAGACCATGTGTAATGGAGTGCTCAG TAGAAGATACAGTTCCGGATACACCACTCAAACATCTTCATTTAGAGGGTGGTTGTGCGTGTGGGGGATGCACTCTGAATGCTTCTAAAGGAGAAATTATTGGCACAGGAAGATGCAAAGGAATATCACAGTGGACTATATCTGTGGCGAAAGGACACATTATAATACTCAAATTTCAGTATTTTAACATTCTGATAGATGAGCAGTGGCTCCGTGTCAGAGATGGCGTCAAGTCAAATGATAACTTACTTGCTCAAAGTTATGGACTAATCAAAATTTCTAAAGTGGTGTCGTCCTCAAATAAGCTCCTTATTCAATTCAATACAAGATTTAATGTGTCAGTACCATTATTGTATCACCGTAGGCTTCTTGCTGTTGACCCACAAAGTAAAGGACTATTATCACATAAACTCTCATCATATGGGTTCATTGCCACATATAAGTCGGAAG TTGATAATTCATCATCGGTTGTTTTTGATACGATACCTTTAACCTCGCACCACGAGTCGAGTATCTGGGAGAGTACTATAACAATTGCTGGAATATCACTCTGTCTCACCGTAGTTCTCATATTATGTGTTCTTGCTATATATCATAAGTTTTTCTATCATAAGAAACATAAGTATTCAATGGCTGCCCACGAGGAAACGCCCACTCATATCGCCAAAAGTACCAGCATGCACAGTTCTCCTAGTCATCATAGTGCTGGAAGTGGTGTCGAAATTGACTATGACATGGAGCGTCCTTTAACAGGAGGTGGAAAGAAAAAGGACAGTAACGGCCGAGTGTCACGAGGTTCGTCTGTTTCAAGTAATCGTAGCGGATTAAAAGTGAAAGTAAAAGCAACCGTTGAATGTAGTCCTAAACCTATCCTGAAACAATATAGTCCGATGCCTAGTCCTAAATTAAATGCAATTAAAGATGATAGTTCAGAAAGACAAAGTCTGTTTAATACTAGTCCTTTATTAAATAGAAAACCTCGATCTCCGAAAGTTCATCCATCACCGCGATTTAAACATTCATCAAAAGCAAAGACACCAACATCCCCTGACAGTAAATATGATTTATTAATCAAGCGACGACGTCGAAGTAAAAGTGAGAAGGTAATTAAAGACATAGAAGAACGAATAGTCCCTGGTTCCGATGAGACCCCTGTTGTGGAGGAAAAGTCTTTTGAACCGGTCAAAAGTCCTGATTCATATGATACTTTAACTCCGACTAATTCTAAACCACCATGTGTTCAAAATGAGACAGAAAAACATGAAAGGGTGGATATACCACTTGTGTCATTAGCAAAGACAGAAGAAACAAGAAATCCTGCGTCAGGTGCTTCAGACGAATCGTCATCACCTGATAATATCGATCAAACTACGTCATTTATATCAGAAAAACGTCCACCAAGACCAACGTCTTTAACAGAAATTCATAAAAACTTTCCCTCGTCTAATTCTGTGTCTTCAGAAAAGAGAAGAAAGTATGGTGATAGGAACAAAGGATTACCACAACCCGATGGAGAAAGTCCAAAAAGTTCTTTGACACAATCGTCAAAGAATTCCACACCGAGAAGTGTTCATAGTTCTAAAAGTAAACTGACGTTGTCACCAAGTAGAAGTATCACCTCTGACAACCTTGAGATGGAATACGATGATTTCATTGATTATGACGACCCTTTATCTTACTTTGATCCTGAAGAATTGGAGAAATTGAAATGGAAAGGCGTTGAAAAGATCTCCCCTAAAACCAAAGAAGAAGAAGATTGA
- the LOC139484936 gene encoding uncharacterized protein isoform X2: MWNDWLCVCLSVCLYLPLVRCNTPDGTYTLSVPKVYVAFSEDLYINYTTPPTVSLPNAYIRILAGAQGTKKEITTRPLEVGKPAGQIKISCGEVEYAAIHYIELHMYVGGPLLTTISFQVTWPKVQLIFTPSHHIAQTKPLTMWYTSEAKCKSPVKRHSFHLDLEYTKDDETSTKKLTFGIKNTKVFNEIDLKIGSVEYTCETFEVAGRYIAVLRNTYDDSEVIAQSNILHVQWSTAYRISIYSSSVFPCEGHLSVKYVQPTCPGNRDQLRMYYLRRTLTGSPAVPLNRIYVTEKPAFNNQSSVLFPCGYFDAKAVGYCFVYVNMASDGSVTEQDDVCISAHPNTVLPIDGKWAVWSEWSTCSVTCGTGKRSRGRTCTDPEPANGGRFCNGFPVEFRPCVMECSEDTVPDTPLKHLHLEGGCACGGCTLNASKGEIIGTGRCKGISQWTISVAKGHIIILKFQYFNILIDEQWLRVRDGVKSNDNLLAQSYGLIKISKVVSSSNKLLIQFNTRFNVSVPLLYHRRLLAVDPQSKGLLSHKLSSYGFIATYKSEVDNSSSVVFDTIPLTSHHESSIWESTITIAGISLCLTVVLILCVLAIYHKFFYHKKHKYSMAAHEETPTHIAKSTSMHSSPSHHSAGSGVEIDYDMERPLTGGGKKKDSNGRVSRGSSVSSNRSGLKVKVKATVECSPKPILKQYSPMPSPKLNAIKDDSSERQSLFNTSPLLNRKPRSPKVHPSPRFKHSSKAKTPTSPDSKYDLLIKRRRRSKSEKVIKDIEERIVPGSDETPVVEEKSFEPVKSPDSYDTLTPTNSKPPCVQNETEKHERVDIPLVSLAKTEETRNPASGASDESSSPDNIDQTTSFISEKRPPRPTSLTEIHKNFPSSNSVSSEKRRKYGDRNKGLPQPDGESPKSSLTQSSKNSTPRSVHSSKSKLTLSPSRSITSDNLEMEYDDFIDYDDPLSYFDPEELEKLKWKGVEKISPKTKEEED; encoded by the exons ATGTGGAATGACTGGCTATGTGTATGTTTGTCGGTTTGTCTGTACCTTCCATTAGTCAGGTGTAATACGCCAG atGGAACTTATACACTGTCTGTTCCGAAAGTCTATGTTGCCTTCTCAGAAGATCTCTATATCAACTACACAACACCACCAACTGTATCCCTTCCAAATGCTTACATCCGAATACTGGCTGGAGCACAAGGAACAAAGAAGGAGATTACAACACGTCCTCTAGAAGTTGGAAAGCCAGCTGGACAAATAAAGATATCTTGTGGGGAAGTAGAGTATGCTGCTATTCATTATATCGAACTGCACATGTATGTTGGAGGACCTTTGCTTACTACAATTTCTTTTCAAGTCACGTGGCCAAAAGTTCAACTCATCTTCACTCCATCTCACCACATAGCACAAACAAAACCATTGACTATGTGGTATACGTCAGAAGCTAAATGTAAATCACCCGTGAAACGCCATAGTTTTCATCTAGATTTAGAGTATACCAAGGACGACGAAACTTCTACCAAAAAACTTACTTTTGGAATAAAAAATACGAAAGTGTTCAACGAAATAGACTTGAAAATAGGAAGCGTTGAGTATACATGTGAAACTTTTGAAGTTGCAGGACGTTATATTGCCGTTTTACGTAATACGTATGACGATTCGGAAGTTATAGCTCAGTCAAACATTCTTCATGTGCAATGGAGTACTGCTTATAGAATAAGTATTTATTCTTCTAGTGTTTTTCCATGTGAAGGTCATTTATCTGTGAAGTATGTACAACCTACTTGTCCAGGAAATAGGGACCAGCTCCGAATGTACTACCTTCGTCGTACCTTGACAGGATCCCCAGCAGTGCCTCTAAACCGTATATACGTCACAGAAAAGCCAGCATTCAACAACCAATCATCTGTTTTGTTTCCTTGTGGTTATTTTGACGCCAAAGCAGTTGGGTATTGTTTTGTCTACGTCAATATGGCATCTGACGGATCTGTAACTGAGCAGGACGATGTATGCATTTCCGCCCACCCTAATACAG TTTTGCCAATAGATGGTAAATGGGCAGTGTGGTCTGAATGGAGTACATGTAGCGTTACATGTGGTACTGGCAAGCGGAGTCGTGGAAGAACATGTACAGATCCCGAACCTGCCAATGGAGGGAGATTCTGTAATGGGTTCCCTGTAGAGTTCAGACCATGTGTAATGGAGTGCTCAG AAGATACAGTTCCGGATACACCACTCAAACATCTTCATTTAGAGGGTGGTTGTGCGTGTGGGGGATGCACTCTGAATGCTTCTAAAGGAGAAATTATTGGCACAGGAAGATGCAAAGGAATATCACAGTGGACTATATCTGTGGCGAAAGGACACATTATAATACTCAAATTTCAGTATTTTAACATTCTGATAGATGAGCAGTGGCTCCGTGTCAGAGATGGCGTCAAGTCAAATGATAACTTACTTGCTCAAAGTTATGGACTAATCAAAATTTCTAAAGTGGTGTCGTCCTCAAATAAGCTCCTTATTCAATTCAATACAAGATTTAATGTGTCAGTACCATTATTGTATCACCGTAGGCTTCTTGCTGTTGACCCACAAAGTAAAGGACTATTATCACATAAACTCTCATCATATGGGTTCATTGCCACATATAAGTCGGAAG TTGATAATTCATCATCGGTTGTTTTTGATACGATACCTTTAACCTCGCACCACGAGTCGAGTATCTGGGAGAGTACTATAACAATTGCTGGAATATCACTCTGTCTCACCGTAGTTCTCATATTATGTGTTCTTGCTATATATCATAAGTTTTTCTATCATAAGAAACATAAGTATTCAATGGCTGCCCACGAGGAAACGCCCACTCATATCGCCAAAAGTACCAGCATGCACAGTTCTCCTAGTCATCATAGTGCTGGAAGTGGTGTCGAAATTGACTATGACATGGAGCGTCCTTTAACAGGAGGTGGAAAGAAAAAGGACAGTAACGGCCGAGTGTCACGAGGTTCGTCTGTTTCAAGTAATCGTAGCGGATTAAAAGTGAAAGTAAAAGCAACCGTTGAATGTAGTCCTAAACCTATCCTGAAACAATATAGTCCGATGCCTAGTCCTAAATTAAATGCAATTAAAGATGATAGTTCAGAAAGACAAAGTCTGTTTAATACTAGTCCTTTATTAAATAGAAAACCTCGATCTCCGAAAGTTCATCCATCACCGCGATTTAAACATTCATCAAAAGCAAAGACACCAACATCCCCTGACAGTAAATATGATTTATTAATCAAGCGACGACGTCGAAGTAAAAGTGAGAAGGTAATTAAAGACATAGAAGAACGAATAGTCCCTGGTTCCGATGAGACCCCTGTTGTGGAGGAAAAGTCTTTTGAACCGGTCAAAAGTCCTGATTCATATGATACTTTAACTCCGACTAATTCTAAACCACCATGTGTTCAAAATGAGACAGAAAAACATGAAAGGGTGGATATACCACTTGTGTCATTAGCAAAGACAGAAGAAACAAGAAATCCTGCGTCAGGTGCTTCAGACGAATCGTCATCACCTGATAATATCGATCAAACTACGTCATTTATATCAGAAAAACGTCCACCAAGACCAACGTCTTTAACAGAAATTCATAAAAACTTTCCCTCGTCTAATTCTGTGTCTTCAGAAAAGAGAAGAAAGTATGGTGATAGGAACAAAGGATTACCACAACCCGATGGAGAAAGTCCAAAAAGTTCTTTGACACAATCGTCAAAGAATTCCACACCGAGAAGTGTTCATAGTTCTAAAAGTAAACTGACGTTGTCACCAAGTAGAAGTATCACCTCTGACAACCTTGAGATGGAATACGATGATTTCATTGATTATGACGACCCTTTATCTTACTTTGATCCTGAAGAATTGGAGAAATTGAAATGGAAAGGCGTTGAAAAGATCTCCCCTAAAACCAAAGAAGAAGAAGATTGA